Proteins co-encoded in one Siniperca chuatsi isolate FFG_IHB_CAS linkage group LG11, ASM2008510v1, whole genome shotgun sequence genomic window:
- the akt3a gene encoding RAC-gamma serine/threonine-protein kinase isoform X1, translating into MSDVTIVREGWLQKRGEYIKNWRPRYFLLKTDGSFIGYKEKPQDADLPYPLNNFSVAKCQLMKTERPKPNTFIIRCLQWTTVIERTFHVDSPDERDEWTEAIQMVADKLQRQEEERIQCSPTSNIDNMVEEEMDISTTHHKRKMNLSQTGKVLRKSLQGPLWRQTMSDFDYLKLLGKGTFGKVILVREKASGKYYAMKILKKEVIIAKDEVAHTLTESRVLKNTRHPFLTSLKYSFQTKDRLCFVMEYVNGGELFFHLSRERVFSEERTRFYGAEIVSALDYLHSAKIVYRDLKLENLMLDKDGHIKITDFGLCKEGITDAATMKTFCGTPEYLAPEVLEDNDYGRAVDWWGLGVVTYEMMCGRLPFYNQDHEKLFELILMEDIKFPRTLSADAKSLLSGLLIKDPNKRLGGGPDDAKEIMRHSFFSGVDWQDVYDKKLVPPFKPQVTSETDTRYFDEEFTAQTITITPPEKFDEDGMDCLDNERRPHFPQFSYSASGRE; encoded by the exons GTGAATACATAAAGAACTGGCGGCCGCGTTACTTCCTCTTGAAGACAGACGGCTCTTTCATCGGCTACAAAGAGAAACCTCAGGATGCCGACCTGCCCTATCCCCTAAATAACTTCTCTGTAGCAA AATGTCAGCTGATGAAGACGGAGAGGCCGAAGCCAAACACCTTCATCATACGCTGCCTCCAGTGGACCACCGTCATCGAGAGGACCTTCCATGTGGACTCGCCTGATGAGAG AGATGAGTGGACAGAGGCCATCCAGATGGTGGCTGACAAGCTgcagagacaagaggaggaaAGGATCCAGTGCAGTCCCACCTCCAACATCGACAACATGGTCGAGGAGGAGATGGACATCTCCACCACACACCACAAACGCAAG ATGAACCTGAGTCAGACAGGGAAAGTTTTGAGGAAGTCTTTGCAGGGACCTCTATGGAGACAG ACAATGAGTGACTTTGACTACCTGAAGCTGCTGGGAAAGGGAACCTTTGGTAAAGTGATTCTTGTCCGAGAAAAGGCCAGCGGGAAATACTACGCCATGAAAATCCTTAAAAAAGAAGTCATCATAGCCAAG GATGAAGTggctcacacactcacagagagcAGAGTACTGAAAAACACCAGACACCCCTTTCTCACT TCGTTGAAGTATTCATTCCAGACTAAAGACCGCCTCTGTTTCGTCATGGAGTATGTGAATGGAGGAGag CTGTTTTTCCATTTGTCCAGAGAGCGGGTGTTCTCAGAGGAGCGCACGCGCTTCTACGGTGCCGAGATCGTCTCGGCTCTCGACTACCTGCATTCAGCCAAGATTGTGTACCGGGACCTCAAG TTGGAAAACCTGATGCTGGATAAAGATGGCCATATCAAGATCACAGATTTTGGCCTCTGCAAGGAGGGAATCACAGATGCTGCTACCATGAAGACCTTCTGTGGCACGCCAGAGTACCTCGCACCTGAG GTCCTGGAGGACAACGACTACGGGCGGGCGGTGGACTGGTGGGGTTTGGGTGTGGTGACGTATGAGATGATGTGCGGCCGACTGCCTTTCTACAACCAGGACCACGAGAAGCTGTTTGAGCTCATCCTCATGGAGGACATCAAGTTCCCGCGCACTCTGTCGGCCGACGCTAAGTCCCTGCTGTCCGGCCTGCTCATCAAAGACCCCAACAAACG GCTTGGTGGAGGACCAGATGATGCTAAAGAAATAATGAGACACAGTTTCTTCTCTGGTGTTGACTGGCAGGATGTCTATGATAAAAAG CTGGTCCCTCCCTTCAAGCCTCAGGTGACGTCGGAGACAGACACCAGATACTTTGACGAGGAGTTCACAGCCCAGACCATCACAATCACTCCACCAGAGAAAt TTGACGAGGACGGGATGGACTGTCTGGACAACGAGAGAAGACCGCACTTCCCTCAGTTCTCTTACTCTGCCAGTGGGCGGGAATGA
- the akt3a gene encoding RAC-gamma serine/threonine-protein kinase isoform X2, giving the protein MSDVTIVREGWLQKRGEYIKNWRPRYFLLKTDGSFIGYKEKPQDADLPYPLNNFSVAKCQLMKTERPKPNTFIIRCLQWTTVIERTFHVDSPDERDEWTEAIQMVADKLQRQEEERIQCSPTSNIDNMVEEEMDISTTHHKRKTMSDFDYLKLLGKGTFGKVILVREKASGKYYAMKILKKEVIIAKDEVAHTLTESRVLKNTRHPFLTSLKYSFQTKDRLCFVMEYVNGGELFFHLSRERVFSEERTRFYGAEIVSALDYLHSAKIVYRDLKLENLMLDKDGHIKITDFGLCKEGITDAATMKTFCGTPEYLAPEVLEDNDYGRAVDWWGLGVVTYEMMCGRLPFYNQDHEKLFELILMEDIKFPRTLSADAKSLLSGLLIKDPNKRLGGGPDDAKEIMRHSFFSGVDWQDVYDKKLVPPFKPQVTSETDTRYFDEEFTAQTITITPPEKFDEDGMDCLDNERRPHFPQFSYSASGRE; this is encoded by the exons GTGAATACATAAAGAACTGGCGGCCGCGTTACTTCCTCTTGAAGACAGACGGCTCTTTCATCGGCTACAAAGAGAAACCTCAGGATGCCGACCTGCCCTATCCCCTAAATAACTTCTCTGTAGCAA AATGTCAGCTGATGAAGACGGAGAGGCCGAAGCCAAACACCTTCATCATACGCTGCCTCCAGTGGACCACCGTCATCGAGAGGACCTTCCATGTGGACTCGCCTGATGAGAG AGATGAGTGGACAGAGGCCATCCAGATGGTGGCTGACAAGCTgcagagacaagaggaggaaAGGATCCAGTGCAGTCCCACCTCCAACATCGACAACATGGTCGAGGAGGAGATGGACATCTCCACCACACACCACAAACGCAAG ACAATGAGTGACTTTGACTACCTGAAGCTGCTGGGAAAGGGAACCTTTGGTAAAGTGATTCTTGTCCGAGAAAAGGCCAGCGGGAAATACTACGCCATGAAAATCCTTAAAAAAGAAGTCATCATAGCCAAG GATGAAGTggctcacacactcacagagagcAGAGTACTGAAAAACACCAGACACCCCTTTCTCACT TCGTTGAAGTATTCATTCCAGACTAAAGACCGCCTCTGTTTCGTCATGGAGTATGTGAATGGAGGAGag CTGTTTTTCCATTTGTCCAGAGAGCGGGTGTTCTCAGAGGAGCGCACGCGCTTCTACGGTGCCGAGATCGTCTCGGCTCTCGACTACCTGCATTCAGCCAAGATTGTGTACCGGGACCTCAAG TTGGAAAACCTGATGCTGGATAAAGATGGCCATATCAAGATCACAGATTTTGGCCTCTGCAAGGAGGGAATCACAGATGCTGCTACCATGAAGACCTTCTGTGGCACGCCAGAGTACCTCGCACCTGAG GTCCTGGAGGACAACGACTACGGGCGGGCGGTGGACTGGTGGGGTTTGGGTGTGGTGACGTATGAGATGATGTGCGGCCGACTGCCTTTCTACAACCAGGACCACGAGAAGCTGTTTGAGCTCATCCTCATGGAGGACATCAAGTTCCCGCGCACTCTGTCGGCCGACGCTAAGTCCCTGCTGTCCGGCCTGCTCATCAAAGACCCCAACAAACG GCTTGGTGGAGGACCAGATGATGCTAAAGAAATAATGAGACACAGTTTCTTCTCTGGTGTTGACTGGCAGGATGTCTATGATAAAAAG CTGGTCCCTCCCTTCAAGCCTCAGGTGACGTCGGAGACAGACACCAGATACTTTGACGAGGAGTTCACAGCCCAGACCATCACAATCACTCCACCAGAGAAAt TTGACGAGGACGGGATGGACTGTCTGGACAACGAGAGAAGACCGCACTTCCCTCAGTTCTCTTACTCTGCCAGTGGGCGGGAATGA
- the akt3a gene encoding RAC-gamma serine/threonine-protein kinase isoform X3 produces MKTERPKPNTFIIRCLQWTTVIERTFHVDSPDERDEWTEAIQMVADKLQRQEEERIQCSPTSNIDNMVEEEMDISTTHHKRKMNLSQTGKVLRKSLQGPLWRQTMSDFDYLKLLGKGTFGKVILVREKASGKYYAMKILKKEVIIAKDEVAHTLTESRVLKNTRHPFLTSLKYSFQTKDRLCFVMEYVNGGELFFHLSRERVFSEERTRFYGAEIVSALDYLHSAKIVYRDLKLENLMLDKDGHIKITDFGLCKEGITDAATMKTFCGTPEYLAPEVLEDNDYGRAVDWWGLGVVTYEMMCGRLPFYNQDHEKLFELILMEDIKFPRTLSADAKSLLSGLLIKDPNKRLGGGPDDAKEIMRHSFFSGVDWQDVYDKKLVPPFKPQVTSETDTRYFDEEFTAQTITITPPEKFDEDGMDCLDNERRPHFPQFSYSASGRE; encoded by the exons ATGAAGACGGAGAGGCCGAAGCCAAACACCTTCATCATACGCTGCCTCCAGTGGACCACCGTCATCGAGAGGACCTTCCATGTGGACTCGCCTGATGAGAG AGATGAGTGGACAGAGGCCATCCAGATGGTGGCTGACAAGCTgcagagacaagaggaggaaAGGATCCAGTGCAGTCCCACCTCCAACATCGACAACATGGTCGAGGAGGAGATGGACATCTCCACCACACACCACAAACGCAAG ATGAACCTGAGTCAGACAGGGAAAGTTTTGAGGAAGTCTTTGCAGGGACCTCTATGGAGACAG ACAATGAGTGACTTTGACTACCTGAAGCTGCTGGGAAAGGGAACCTTTGGTAAAGTGATTCTTGTCCGAGAAAAGGCCAGCGGGAAATACTACGCCATGAAAATCCTTAAAAAAGAAGTCATCATAGCCAAG GATGAAGTggctcacacactcacagagagcAGAGTACTGAAAAACACCAGACACCCCTTTCTCACT TCGTTGAAGTATTCATTCCAGACTAAAGACCGCCTCTGTTTCGTCATGGAGTATGTGAATGGAGGAGag CTGTTTTTCCATTTGTCCAGAGAGCGGGTGTTCTCAGAGGAGCGCACGCGCTTCTACGGTGCCGAGATCGTCTCGGCTCTCGACTACCTGCATTCAGCCAAGATTGTGTACCGGGACCTCAAG TTGGAAAACCTGATGCTGGATAAAGATGGCCATATCAAGATCACAGATTTTGGCCTCTGCAAGGAGGGAATCACAGATGCTGCTACCATGAAGACCTTCTGTGGCACGCCAGAGTACCTCGCACCTGAG GTCCTGGAGGACAACGACTACGGGCGGGCGGTGGACTGGTGGGGTTTGGGTGTGGTGACGTATGAGATGATGTGCGGCCGACTGCCTTTCTACAACCAGGACCACGAGAAGCTGTTTGAGCTCATCCTCATGGAGGACATCAAGTTCCCGCGCACTCTGTCGGCCGACGCTAAGTCCCTGCTGTCCGGCCTGCTCATCAAAGACCCCAACAAACG GCTTGGTGGAGGACCAGATGATGCTAAAGAAATAATGAGACACAGTTTCTTCTCTGGTGTTGACTGGCAGGATGTCTATGATAAAAAG CTGGTCCCTCCCTTCAAGCCTCAGGTGACGTCGGAGACAGACACCAGATACTTTGACGAGGAGTTCACAGCCCAGACCATCACAATCACTCCACCAGAGAAAt TTGACGAGGACGGGATGGACTGTCTGGACAACGAGAGAAGACCGCACTTCCCTCAGTTCTCTTACTCTGCCAGTGGGCGGGAATGA